The Sphingosinicella flava genome includes the window GAATGGGACCGCGAATAAGGGCGCCAGTGCGACGGGCGGTATCGGCGATGTCGCCGGTTGCCTGATCGAGCACACGATGATCGAACGCCTTGAGGCGAATGCGGATATTCTGCGTTTCCATGGTCCTACCGATGCGAAAGAGCCAACCCCGACAGGGGCAATCAAAAAACCGGAGCCGGAAGCCTCTCGGCCGCCGGCGCCGCTAAAAACTCGCATAAAAGCGGGCCGCCTGACCTCCGGGGAGAATCGAGCGGCCCGCTCCTATATTACTTAGTGATGTTCGCCACAACCCCGGCGCCGACCGTGCGGCCGCCTTCGCGAATGGCGAAGCGCAGACCCTGGTCCATGGCGATCGGAGCGATGAGCTTCACGCCGAGCTGGACGTTGTCGCCCGGCATGACCATCTCGGTGCCTTCCGGCAGAACCACTTCGCCCGTCACGTCGGTCGTGCGGAAGTAGAATTGCGGACGATAGTTCGCGAAGAACGGCGTGTGACGGCCGCCTTCGTCCTTCGACAGGACGTAGACTTCGGCGGTGAATTCGGTGTGCGGCGTGATCGAGCCCGGCTTCGCCAGAACCTGACCGCGCTCCACTTCCTCACGGCCGACGCCGCGGATGAGGGCACCGATATTATCGCCGGCCTGACCCTGATCGAGCAGCTTGCGGAACATTTCGACGCCGGTGACGGTCGTCTTCTTGGTGTCCTTGATGCCGACGATTTCGACTTCTTCGCCAACCTTCACGATGCCGGTTTCGACACGGCCGGTGACGACGGTGCCGCGACCCGAGATCGAGAACACGTCTTCGATCGGCATCAGGAACGCCTTGTCGAGCGGACGCTCCGGCTGCGGGATGTAGCTGTCGACGGCCTGCATCAGCTCGAGGATCGCCTTGCGGCCGATTTCATCGTTCGAATCTTCAAGAGCGGCGAGCGCCGAACCCTTGACGATCGGAATGTCGTCGCCCGGGAAGTCGTAGGACGAGAGCAGCTCGCGGATTTCGAGCTCGACGAGCTCGAGCAGCTCGGGATCGTCGACCTGGTCGACCTTGTTCATGAACACGACGAGCGCCGGAACGCCGACCTGACGGGCGAGCAGGATGTGCTCACGGGTCTGCGGCATGGGGCCGTCGGCGGCCGACACGACCAGGATGCCGCCGTCCATCTGGGCGGCGCCGGTGATCATGTTCTTCACATAGTCGGCGTGACCCGGGCAGTCGACGTGCGCATAGTGGCGGGCTTCGGTTTCATATTCGACGTGCGCGGTCGAAATGGTGATGCCGCGCTCGCGCTCTTCCGGAGCCTTGTCGATGTTCGCATAATCGACGAAGGTCGCGCCGCCGGTTTCGGCGAGAATCTTGGTGATCGCCGCGGTGAGCGACGTCTTGCCATGGTCGACGTGACCGATGGTGCCGATGTTGCAGTGCGGTTTCGTCCGCTCAAACTTAGCTTTCGCCATTGTGTCCTACCTTCTGTTCAAATCCAATCGACCGCATCGCCCGGGCGGGCCGCTTGCCGAATCTATCGATTGCACACCCTAAGCCAGGCTTCGGATGCGCGCCCCATAACGGCTCTTTCCGGCTTATGCCAGCTTTGCCTTGACCTCGTCCGCGACGTTCTGCGGCACTTCCTCATAATGCGAGAATTGCATCGAATATTGCGCGCGGCCCTGCGTGAAGGAACGCAGCTCGTTCACGTAGCCGAACATATTCGCAAGCGGGACCATCGCCTCGACGACCTGGGCATTGCCCCGGCTGTCGGTGCCCTGGATCTGGCCGCGGCGGCTGTTCAAGTCGCCGATCACGTCGCCCAGATAATCTTCCGGCGTCACGACTTCGACCTTCATCATCGGCTCGAGGAGCTTGATGCCGGCCTTTTGGGCCACTTCGCGCATCGCACCGCGGGCGCAGATTTCGAAGGCCAGGGCCGACGAGTCGACGTCGTGATAGGCGCCGTCCGTCAGGTGAACTTCGAAGTCGATGATCGGGAAGCCGATCAGCGAACCGGTCTCGGCGGTTTCCTTGAAGCCCTTTTCGACCGACGGGATATATTCGCGCGGAATGTTGCCGCCCTTGATCTCGTCGAAGAACTGGAAGCCCGAACCGCGCTCGCCGGGAACGACGGTGACCTTGACGCGGCCGAACTGGCCCGAGCCGCCCGACTGCTTCTTGTGGGTGTAGTCGACGTCGACCTTCTTCGCGAGATATTCGCGATACGCCACCTGCGGCGCGCCGACATTGGCCTCGACCTTGAACTCACGCTTCATGCGGTCGACGAGGATTTCGAGGTGGAGCTCGCCCATCCCCTTGATGATCGTCTGGCCCGATTCGTGGTCGGTCGACACGCGGAAGGAGGGATCCTCGGCAGCGAGGCGATTGAGCGCGATGCCCATCTTTTCCTGGTCGGCCTTGGTCTTCGGCTCCACCGACAGCTCGATCACCGGCTCGGGGAATTCCATCCGCTCGAGGATGATCGGGTTGGCCGGATCGCAAAGCGTGTCGCCGGTCGTCGTTTCCTTGAGGCCCGCGATCGCGACGATGTCGCCGGCGCGCGCCTCTTCGATGTCCTCACGCGAGTTGGCGTGCATGAGGAGCATACGGCCGATCTTTTCCTTCTTGTCCTTCACCGAGTTCAGATACTGACCCTTGGTGAGGGTGCCCGAATAGATGCGGGCGAAGGTCAAGGAGCCGACGAACGGATCGTTCATGATCTTGAAGGCGAGCAGCGATAGCGGCGCCTTGTCGTCGGCCGGACGCGAAGCCGGGGTTTCGCCGTCGAGCTTCACGCCCTGGACGTCGGGAATGTCGAGCGGGCTCGGCAGATAATCGACGACGGCGTCGAGCAGGGGCTGAACACCCTTGTTCTTGAAGGCCGAGCCGCAGACGATCGGCACGAACGAGAAGTTGAGCGTGCCCTTGCGGATCAGCTTCTTGAGCGTCGCCGTATCGGGCTCTTCACCGCCAAGATAGGCTTCCATGATGTCGTCGTCCTGCTCGACGGCCATCTCGATCAGCTCCTGGCGAGCCGTCGCGGCGGCATCGGCGAGATCGTCGGGGATCGCCTGATATTCGAACTTCGCGCCGAGCGACTCTTCGAGCCAGATGATCGCGCGATTCTCGACCAGGTCGACGAGGCCCTTGAAGCCGCCTTCGATGCCGATCGGGAGATAGAGAACGGCCGGGCGGGCGCCCAGGCGATCCTTGATCATGTCGACGCAGCGCTCGAAGCTCGCGCCGGTGCGGTCGAGCTTGTTGACGAAGCACATGCGCGGAACCTTGTACTTTTCCGCCTGGCGCCACACGGTTTCGGACTGCGGCTCGACGCCGGCAACGCCGTCGAAGCACGCGACCGCGCCGTCGAGCACGCGCAGCGAACGTTCGACTTCGATGGTGAAGTCGACGTGGCCCGGCGTGTCGATGATGTTGATCAGATGCTCTTCGCCCTTGCCTTCTTCGGCGCGCCACTTGCACGTCGTCGCGGCGGACGTGATCGTGATCCCGCGCTCCTGCTCCTGCTCCATCCAGTCCATCGTCGCGGTGCCTTCATGCACTTCGCCGATCTTGTAGGACTTGCCGGTGTAATAAAGGATACGCTCGGTGGTCGTGGTCTTGCCGGCGTCGATATGCGCCATAATGCCGATGTTGCGATAGCGGTCGAGCGGATGGCTGCGGGCCATGATCTTAAACTCCAATGTGGGGGAAGAGGCCCTTGCCTCTCCCCCACGATATAGGGACTGAAATTACCAGCGGTAGTGCGAGAACGCCCGGTTGGCTTCCGCCATGCGGTGCGTGTCTTCGCGCTTCTTCACCGCGTTGCCGCGATTGTTCGAAGCGTCGAGCAGCTCGCCCGAAAGGCGGGCCGACATCGTGTTCTCCGAGCGCGAGCGGGCGGCCGAAATGAGCCAGCGGATGGCAAGCGCCTGGGCGCGTTCCGTGCGGACTTCGACCGGCACCTGGTAGGTCGCACCGCCGACGCGGCGGCTGCGGACCTCGATGCCCGGCTTCACATTGTTGAGCGCGTCATGGAACACGCCGATCGGATCCTTCTTGGCCTTCGCTTCGACGGTGTCGAGCGCGCCATAAACGATGCTTTCGGCGACGGCCTTCTTGCCGTCCAGCATGACGCTGTTCATGAATTTGGAAAGGACCACGTCTCCGAACTTCGGATCGGGCAGGATTTCGCGCTTCTCTGGGCGACGACGACGAGACATATCTCTATTCCCTTACTTAGGACGCTTGGCGCCGTATTTCGAACGGCTCTGCTTGCGGTCCTTCACACCCTGCGTGTCGAGCACGCCGCGAAGCACGTGGTAGCGCACGCCCGGAAGGTCGCGCACACGGCCGCCGCGGATCAGCACAACGCTGTGCTCCTGAAGGTTGTGGCCTTCGCCGGGAATGTAGCTGATGACTTCGCGCTGGTTGGTCAGGCGAACCTTGGCCACCTTGCGAAGCGCCGAGTTCGGCTTCTTCGGGGTCGTCGTATAGACGCGGGTGCAAACGCCGCGCTTTTGCGGGTTCGCTTCCATCGCGGGAACTTTCGAGCGCGCCTTCTGCGGCTCGCGACCCTTGCGGATCAGCTGATTGATCGTTGGCATGAAGCCCTTCACCTTACGTTACTTTACCGCATGCAAAAAACGCAAAAGCCCCGGCGGTCCTCATGACCCCCTGGCCTTTTGCGAACATGCGGCAATGTTCAAGCTCTGCCCGTAGCTTGCGGCGCAGTTCCGAATCCGGAAACAGCGAACCACTACCCTGGGCGAGGCGGCCTATACGCATGAGTCCTTAAGGCGTCAACGGGCGGGAGAGTGGCAGAAATTGAGCCCCCGCTGATCGTCATGCCTGTTTCAGCATCGAGGAGGCCGGCGCCATTTGTTCGTGCGCTATTCTCACAACTTCAACAAAGAAGGACAAGGCATCCCCATAAAGATCATCCTTGTAGAAAATCCATGTGTCACCCTCTTTTGTACGCAAGCTGAAGCTGACAAGCTCATTTGGAGCAATATATCCATCAAGTCGCAGTGGATCAGCATGGATATATTCTATATTGCTCCAGTTAATGCTTTTAACTGAACCATAATCGCTCAAAATCAAGCCTTGAGAATTAATGGATATAGCAGGCTGTTCCAAAATTCTTTTATAACGATTTCTAATACGGTTAACAAGAATAAATGAAATTAATGCCCCTGCCGCTATAATATATAAACTTTCAAGAAAGCTCAGAAATTCAACCCAGTAGGCAATGTTAACAAGAATGGGCCAGCCGAGCCAATTTCTTCTCCGATTAGGTTTACTGTCAAATTGATCGGTGTAGTATATCGCTGTATTGATCTTGGAAGATTTCTTAATCTCTCGTGAGAAGCGTATTTGTGCAAGAAATATGGCAGTTTCTACTGAAAAGACGATAGCAAAAGATAACCAAAAAATTATCCGATCTTCTTCCATCACTCCTCAGTAGAGGTTATTCCGTCGTCTCGCCATCCCAGTGATCGTTGTCGTGATCCCGCTTGGCCTGATCCTTGTCCTTGTGGACGGTGCCGTCGCGATGCTCGGGCGGGCCGTAGAGGGTGTAGAGCTTTAGCGGCTCGTCCCCCGTATTCACGACATTGTGCCGCGCGCCGGCCGGAACGATGACGGCGAAATCGTCCTCGACCTTATTCGCGACACCGTCAATGCGGACCTCGCCCGATCCTTCCTCGATCCGGAAGAATTGGTCGCGATCCTCATGGACTTCCTCGCCGATTTCCTCGCCGGGCTGCAGGGTCATGAGAACGAGCTGGAGATGCTGGCCGGTATAGAGGACGCGGCGGAAGTCCTCATTGTCCAGCGTGACCTTCTCGATATCGTCGCAATAACCCTTCATCGCCTGATCTCCTTTTCCCGTTCAAAACCGCAGGGATGCCCATCCGTTCCCTTGCCAATTTGGTGGAGGGACGGCGTGGGTCAAGAAGCATGAGGGATAGTGATGTGACAAAGGGGCGGAGTTACCTCCGCCCCTCCGATTGGTTTGCACGCCGATGGTCCGCTTATTGGCCCATGCTGCCCATCAGCTCGCGGGCGCGGGCGAGATGCTTTTCGACGGGGCCGGTGGTCGCCGAGGCATGCTGCTTCAGGGACGGCACGTCGCCGCTCGCCGCATAGCCCTGGAGCATGGCGAGCGCCTTTTCGTGCGCGGGCACCTGCTGCTGCAGGTAGAGGCGATCGAATTCCGCGCCGCTGGCCCCGCGGAGGGCCTCGAGATTGGCGGTCTGCTCGGCATTCATCTGCGGCGTGACGGTGATGGCGGGCTGCGCCTGTCCGGCCGCGGTCTTGAGATCGGCGGTCGACTTCTGATGGTCCGTCACCAGCATCGCGGCAAAGGATTTGACGTCCGCATTCTGCGCCTTTTCCTGCGCGAGCCTGGAGCTTTCAATCTCGAACATGTCGCTTGCCGCCGCCATGGCCGCATAGTCCTGCCCGTTGGCGGGGACCGCGGCCGCGCTGCCGTTCATCATCATATTGTCCATGGCCATGTCGTTCATCGCCATGTCGTTCGCCATCATGGCGTCGTTCATCGCCATGTCGTTGGCGGCGGGCGTTTCATTGTCGCCACAGGCGGCGAGCGCGCACAAGGCGGCGGTCGCGGCCAAAATCCTGATTTTCATGACTTCTCTCCCATTATCGCGTAGCCCGGCGACAACGAGGGAAAGGCCGCGCCGTTCCGGCCGGAGGCTGGAGAAAATCCCGCCACCAAACCGGTTCGGCCTCGTCAGATGTGCA containing:
- the tuf gene encoding elongation factor Tu produces the protein MAKAKFERTKPHCNIGTIGHVDHGKTSLTAAITKILAETGGATFVDYANIDKAPEERERGITISTAHVEYETEARHYAHVDCPGHADYVKNMITGAAQMDGGILVVSAADGPMPQTREHILLARQVGVPALVVFMNKVDQVDDPELLELVELEIRELLSSYDFPGDDIPIVKGSALAALEDSNDEIGRKAILELMQAVDSYIPQPERPLDKAFLMPIEDVFSISGRGTVVTGRVETGIVKVGEEVEIVGIKDTKKTTVTGVEMFRKLLDQGQAGDNIGALIRGVGREEVERGQVLAKPGSITPHTEFTAEVYVLSKDEGGRHTPFFANYRPQFYFRTTDVTGEVVLPEGTEMVMPGDNVQLGVKLIAPIAMDQGLRFAIREGGRTVGAGVVANITK
- the fusA gene encoding elongation factor G, encoding MARSHPLDRYRNIGIMAHIDAGKTTTTERILYYTGKSYKIGEVHEGTATMDWMEQEQERGITITSAATTCKWRAEEGKGEEHLINIIDTPGHVDFTIEVERSLRVLDGAVACFDGVAGVEPQSETVWRQAEKYKVPRMCFVNKLDRTGASFERCVDMIKDRLGARPAVLYLPIGIEGGFKGLVDLVENRAIIWLEESLGAKFEYQAIPDDLADAAATARQELIEMAVEQDDDIMEAYLGGEEPDTATLKKLIRKGTLNFSFVPIVCGSAFKNKGVQPLLDAVVDYLPSPLDIPDVQGVKLDGETPASRPADDKAPLSLLAFKIMNDPFVGSLTFARIYSGTLTKGQYLNSVKDKKEKIGRMLLMHANSREDIEEARAGDIVAIAGLKETTTGDTLCDPANPIILERMEFPEPVIELSVEPKTKADQEKMGIALNRLAAEDPSFRVSTDHESGQTIIKGMGELHLEILVDRMKREFKVEANVGAPQVAYREYLAKKVDVDYTHKKQSGGSGQFGRVKVTVVPGERGSGFQFFDEIKGGNIPREYIPSVEKGFKETAETGSLIGFPIIDFEVHLTDGAYHDVDSSALAFEICARGAMREVAQKAGIKLLEPMMKVEVVTPEDYLGDVIGDLNSRRGQIQGTDSRGNAQVVEAMVPLANMFGYVNELRSFTQGRAQYSMQFSHYEEVPQNVADEVKAKLA
- the rpsG gene encoding 30S ribosomal protein S7, translated to MSRRRRPEKREILPDPKFGDVVLSKFMNSVMLDGKKAVAESIVYGALDTVEAKAKKDPIGVFHDALNNVKPGIEVRSRRVGGATYQVPVEVRTERAQALAIRWLISAARSRSENTMSARLSGELLDASNNRGNAVKKREDTHRMAEANRAFSHYRW
- the rpsL gene encoding 30S ribosomal protein S12, whose protein sequence is MPTINQLIRKGREPQKARSKVPAMEANPQKRGVCTRVYTTTPKKPNSALRKVAKVRLTNQREVISYIPGEGHNLQEHSVVLIRGGRVRDLPGVRYHVLRGVLDTQGVKDRKQSRSKYGAKRPK
- a CDS encoding cupin domain-containing protein, translated to MKGYCDDIEKVTLDNEDFRRVLYTGQHLQLVLMTLQPGEEIGEEVHEDRDQFFRIEEGSGEVRIDGVANKVEDDFAVIVPAGARHNVVNTGDEPLKLYTLYGPPEHRDGTVHKDKDQAKRDHDNDHWDGETTE
- a CDS encoding DUF4142 domain-containing protein — protein: MKIRILAATAALCALAACGDNETPAANDMAMNDAMMANDMAMNDMAMDNMMMNGSAAAVPANGQDYAAMAAASDMFEIESSRLAQEKAQNADVKSFAAMLVTDHQKSTADLKTAAGQAQPAITVTPQMNAEQTANLEALRGASGAEFDRLYLQQQVPAHEKALAMLQGYAASGDVPSLKQHASATTGPVEKHLARARELMGSMGQ